The Bradyrhizobium sp. WBAH42 genome includes a window with the following:
- a CDS encoding SDR family oxidoreductase: protein MAFELFNLAGRRALVTGSSQGIGLAIARGLAEHGASVVLNGRDRNKLDAAAASVRAGGHEVAVTSFDVTRPDAVRGGILRIEEAIGPIDILVNNAGMQFRTPLEDFPAEKWEELLKTNVSSAFYVGQAVARHMIPRGKGKIINIASVQSELARPGIAPYTATKGAIKNLTRGMCADWARHGLQVNAIAPGYFKTPLNQALVDNPEFSAWLEKRTPASRWGNVDELIGAAVFLSGDASSFVNGHTLYVDGGITTCL, encoded by the coding sequence ATGGCATTCGAATTGTTCAATCTCGCCGGCCGCCGCGCGCTGGTGACGGGATCATCGCAAGGCATCGGTCTTGCGATCGCGCGCGGACTTGCCGAGCACGGCGCCTCCGTGGTGCTAAATGGACGCGATCGCAACAAACTGGACGCGGCCGCAGCGAGCGTCAGGGCCGGCGGACACGAGGTCGCCGTGACGAGCTTCGATGTCACCCGCCCCGACGCCGTTCGCGGGGGAATCTTGCGCATTGAAGAGGCGATCGGCCCGATCGACATCCTCGTCAACAACGCCGGCATGCAGTTCCGGACGCCGTTGGAGGATTTTCCGGCGGAGAAGTGGGAGGAGTTGCTCAAGACCAACGTCTCTAGCGCCTTCTACGTCGGCCAGGCGGTTGCCCGCCATATGATCCCGCGTGGGAAGGGCAAGATCATCAACATTGCGTCGGTCCAGAGTGAGTTGGCGCGGCCCGGGATTGCGCCGTACACTGCGACCAAAGGCGCCATCAAGAACTTAACGCGCGGCATGTGCGCCGATTGGGCCAGGCACGGTCTCCAGGTCAACGCGATCGCGCCTGGCTATTTCAAGACTCCGCTGAATCAGGCGCTGGTGGACAATCCCGAGTTCTCGGCCTGGCTCGAAAAACGCACGCCTGCCTCGCGCTGGGGCAACGTCGACGAGTTGATCGGCGCCGCCGTGTTTCTGTCGGGCGACGCGTCTTCCTTCGTCAATGGCCATACCCTCTATGTCGACGGCGGCATCACGACCTGCCTGTGA
- a CDS encoding HpcH/HpaI aldolase/citrate lyase family protein, translating to MNGAKLRERLAKGEAVTMFTPHHASSGLAVRLVELGADAIFVDCEHGTWSFEDVRVTAQAIRGAGGAAIVRPHSHERPLLIRYLNAGADGLMVPMVDTAEQARAIVDAVRYACPADHEKRLIIAMIETPKAIDDIEALLAVEGVDVFFIGPGDLSQNMGYPPAPQFGQPRPGAVMERVAYAVKKIRAAGKVAGTLVTSDELPSMLEQGVRYFYIHSDPFLRVGLAGVKRLLAR from the coding sequence ATGAACGGAGCCAAATTGCGCGAGCGTCTCGCCAAGGGCGAGGCGGTCACCATGTTCACGCCGCATCATGCGTCGTCGGGGCTGGCTGTCCGCCTGGTCGAGCTCGGCGCGGACGCGATCTTCGTCGATTGCGAGCATGGCACCTGGAGCTTCGAAGACGTGCGCGTCACCGCGCAGGCGATCCGCGGCGCCGGGGGTGCGGCGATCGTCCGGCCGCATTCGCATGAACGGCCGCTCCTGATCCGCTATCTCAACGCCGGCGCCGACGGCCTGATGGTGCCGATGGTCGATACCGCGGAGCAGGCGCGCGCGATCGTCGACGCCGTGCGCTACGCATGCCCGGCCGATCACGAGAAGCGGTTGATCATCGCTATGATCGAGACGCCCAAGGCGATCGACGACATCGAGGCCCTGCTCGCGGTGGAAGGCGTCGATGTCTTCTTCATCGGGCCCGGCGATCTCTCGCAGAACATGGGCTATCCGCCCGCGCCGCAGTTCGGGCAGCCGCGGCCGGGAGCGGTGATGGAGCGGGTTGCTTACGCTGTGAAGAAGATCCGCGCGGCCGGCAAGGTTGCCGGAACGCTCGTGACGTCGGACGAACTGCCCTCCATGCTCGAACAGGGTGTGCGGTACTTCTACATTCACTCAGATCCGTTCTTGCGTGTCGGCCTGGCCGGCGTCAAGAGGCTGCTCGCCCGCTGA
- a CDS encoding SDR family oxidoreductase, which produces MGLLDGKIALVTGAGTGIGRETAILLAQEGATVVLTGRRIDPLRDVVTVIEKAGGRAVAHVLDVASREAILETVALAKRNVGVIDILVNNAGSASKVLNARFLSEDEWNATVNVNLTGVFNLTQAVLEDMIAKKAGTIITVSSLAVVNPNLLGGAAYGAAKAGVKNFMTFLHNTYRNQGIRATTILPGETDTPIMDNRARPPLEGERAVMLNPHDVARAVLLCASLQQGAMIPELHICPTFMRDTSADIEVARWVGAPEGLKPKS; this is translated from the coding sequence ATGGGTCTGCTCGATGGAAAGATCGCACTCGTCACCGGTGCCGGAACGGGCATCGGGCGCGAGACCGCGATCCTGCTGGCACAGGAAGGCGCAACGGTCGTCCTGACCGGGCGCCGGATCGATCCGCTGCGCGACGTCGTCACGGTCATCGAGAAGGCCGGCGGCAGGGCCGTCGCTCATGTGCTGGATGTGGCGTCGCGCGAGGCAATCCTTGAGACGGTGGCCTTGGCCAAGCGCAACGTCGGGGTGATCGATATCCTGGTCAACAACGCCGGCAGCGCGAGCAAGGTGCTGAATGCACGCTTCCTCAGCGAGGACGAGTGGAACGCCACGGTGAACGTCAATCTCACCGGGGTCTTCAACCTGACCCAGGCGGTGCTGGAGGACATGATCGCGAAGAAGGCAGGCACCATCATCACGGTGTCGTCGCTCGCGGTGGTCAATCCGAACCTGCTCGGCGGCGCCGCCTATGGCGCGGCCAAAGCCGGCGTGAAGAATTTCATGACCTTCCTGCACAACACCTACCGGAACCAGGGCATCCGCGCGACGACCATCCTGCCCGGCGAGACCGACACGCCGATCATGGACAACCGTGCGCGTCCGCCGCTCGAGGGTGAGCGGGCCGTGATGCTCAATCCGCACGACGTCGCGCGCGCAGTGCTGCTGTGCGCCAGCCTGCAGCAGGGCGCCATGATTCCCGAGCTGCACATCTGTCCGACCTTCATGCGCGACACATCGGCCGACATCGAGGTGGCCCGCTGGGTTGGTGCGCCAGAAGGCCTGAAGCCGAAGTCTTGA